A single region of the Arthrobacter sp. zg-Y20 genome encodes:
- a CDS encoding catalase: protein MSNFTTTQTGTPVASDAHSLSTGADGAIALHDRYLVEKLAQFNRERIPERIVHAKGGGAFGEFVVTEDVSKYTRAAVFAPGAVTETVQRFSSVAGEMGSPDTWRDVRGFAMRFYTTEGNYDIVGNNTPVFFIRDGIKFPDFIHSQKRLPGSGLRDADMQWDFWTNSPESAHQVTYLMGDRGIPRSWREMPGFGSHTYQWINAAGERFWVKYHFTSNQGNHEITGAEAERIAGADADYYRRDLYENIAEGNFPSWDLHVQVMPYEDAKTYRFNPFDLTKVWPHADYPLIKVGTHTLNRNPENFFAQIEQVALSPANLVPGIDASPDKMLMARIFSYPDAQRYRVGANYNQLPVNAPKAPVNNYSQDGAMRFSYNSPETPVYAPNTLGGPVADAALAGAGSWENDGALVRSAQTLHSEDSDFVQAGTLYREVYDDAAKERFLETITGAISGVQRPHIREAAIQYWTNVDATLGGKLRLSLAQGETTANEKAEFVGVAE, encoded by the coding sequence ATGTCCAACTTCACCACCACGCAGACCGGCACCCCGGTTGCCAGCGACGCACACTCGCTGAGCACCGGTGCCGACGGCGCCATTGCCCTCCACGACCGTTACCTGGTCGAGAAGCTGGCCCAGTTCAACCGGGAGCGGATCCCGGAGCGCATCGTGCACGCCAAGGGCGGCGGCGCATTCGGTGAATTCGTAGTTACCGAGGATGTCTCCAAGTACACCCGCGCGGCTGTCTTCGCCCCCGGCGCCGTCACCGAAACCGTCCAGCGGTTCTCCTCGGTGGCCGGCGAAATGGGCTCCCCCGACACCTGGCGCGACGTCCGCGGCTTCGCCATGCGTTTCTACACCACCGAGGGCAACTACGACATCGTCGGCAATAACACCCCGGTGTTCTTCATCCGCGACGGCATCAAGTTCCCGGACTTCATCCACTCGCAGAAGCGCCTGCCGGGCTCCGGCCTGCGCGATGCGGACATGCAGTGGGACTTCTGGACCAACTCCCCCGAGTCTGCCCACCAGGTCACCTACCTCATGGGCGACCGCGGCATCCCGCGCTCCTGGCGTGAAATGCCCGGCTTCGGCTCGCACACCTACCAGTGGATCAACGCTGCGGGCGAGCGTTTCTGGGTGAAGTACCACTTCACGTCCAACCAGGGCAACCACGAAATCACCGGCGCCGAAGCCGAGCGCATTGCCGGCGCCGACGCCGACTACTACCGCCGCGACCTGTACGAGAACATTGCCGAGGGCAACTTCCCGTCCTGGGACCTGCACGTTCAGGTCATGCCGTACGAAGACGCCAAGACCTACCGGTTCAACCCGTTCGACCTGACCAAGGTCTGGCCGCACGCGGACTACCCGCTGATCAAGGTGGGCACCCACACCCTGAACCGCAACCCGGAGAACTTCTTCGCGCAGATCGAGCAGGTTGCCCTGTCCCCCGCGAACCTGGTTCCCGGCATCGACGCCAGCCCGGACAAGATGCTGATGGCCCGCATCTTCTCCTACCCGGATGCCCAGCGCTACCGCGTAGGTGCCAACTACAACCAGCTGCCGGTCAACGCACCCAAGGCTCCGGTGAACAACTACTCGCAGGACGGCGCCATGCGCTTCTCCTACAACAGCCCGGAAACCCCGGTCTACGCACCGAACACGCTCGGCGGCCCGGTGGCCGACGCAGCGCTGGCCGGCGCGGGCAGCTGGGAGAACGACGGCGCCCTGGTGCGTTCCGCGCAGACCCTGCACTCCGAGGACAGCGACTTTGTCCAGGCCGGTACCCTGTACCGCGAGGTCTACGACGACGCCGCCAAGGAACGCTTCCTGGAAACCATCACCGGTGCCATCTCCGGTGTGCAGCGCCCGCACATCCGCGAAGCAGCGATCCAGTACTGGACCAACGTTGACGCGACGCTTGGCGGGAAGCTGCGCCTGTCCCTGGCCCAGGGCGAAACCACGGCCAACGAAAAGGCCGAGTTTGTGGGCGTCGCGGAGTAA
- a CDS encoding squalene/phytoene synthase family protein, whose translation MAAEQGLALYNTVSRQTSAVLIRNYSTSFGLASRLLSARTRMQIETIYALVRLADEIVDGVAAAAHIPRAEIGVLLDELEADTERALRTGYSTNLVVHAFALTARGTGIGTDLTRPFFASMRADLDQAEHTAASFNDYVYGSAEVIGLMCLQCFLYGISLPEDQAKRLREGAQRLGAAFQKVNFLRDLAQDFEALGRSYFPGVTVAAFTEADKNRILDGIDADLIVSGAAVAQLPPGCRAAVALAQDLFSELARRLRDTPAEQLRSTRIRVPNPVKARIAARALLTRKVAARPVSPTAPNGRQP comes from the coding sequence GTGGCAGCAGAGCAGGGGCTGGCCCTCTACAACACTGTGTCCCGGCAGACCTCGGCCGTCCTGATCCGGAACTATTCAACATCCTTCGGGCTGGCTTCCCGGCTGCTGTCCGCGCGTACCCGGATGCAAATCGAAACCATCTACGCGCTGGTGCGGCTGGCCGATGAAATCGTCGACGGCGTGGCTGCGGCGGCCCACATTCCGCGCGCAGAGATCGGGGTGCTGCTCGATGAACTCGAAGCGGACACAGAACGTGCGCTCCGGACCGGCTACAGCACCAACCTGGTGGTCCACGCCTTCGCGCTGACCGCCCGCGGGACCGGCATCGGCACGGACCTCACGCGCCCCTTCTTTGCCTCCATGCGGGCGGACCTGGACCAGGCAGAGCACACCGCGGCCAGCTTCAATGACTACGTCTACGGCTCGGCCGAAGTCATAGGACTGATGTGCCTGCAGTGCTTCCTGTACGGGATCTCCCTGCCCGAGGACCAGGCCAAACGGCTGCGGGAAGGCGCCCAGCGGCTGGGCGCGGCATTCCAGAAGGTCAACTTCCTCCGGGACCTGGCGCAGGACTTCGAGGCCCTGGGCCGCAGCTATTTCCCCGGCGTTACCGTTGCGGCGTTCACCGAAGCGGACAAGAACCGGATCCTGGACGGGATCGACGCCGACCTGATCGTGTCCGGCGCGGCGGTGGCGCAGCTGCCGCCGGGCTGCCGTGCCGCCGTCGCTTTGGCCCAGGACCTGTTCAGCGAGCTCGCCCGCCGGCTCCGGGACACCCCGGCCGAGCAGCTGCGCAGCACCCGCATCCGGGTGCCCAATCCGGTCAAGGCCCGGATAGCGGCCCGGGCGCTGCTGACCCGCAAAGTGGCCGCCCGGCCGGTATCCCCAACCGCCCCGAACGGAAGGCAACCATGA
- a CDS encoding polyprenyl synthetase family protein: MQTHPPLELNTGQEQVEAVLNRFFEQAKERAVKLGSSYLSLWQALEDSTAGGKRVRPRSLLTAYLHLGGTDIRAAAHVGAAFELLHTALIVHDDVIDLDFSRRGHSNVSGVYRDLAASAGAGEGAARHRGLSAGVIAGDLALTGAFRLLDSAGVDTDLRLRLAEILDDAVFASAGGELIDVDFSFHPGAPPISEILHMERLKTAVYSFEAPLQAGAVLAGASDDVVSTLGLYGQDIGIAYQVVDDLLGVFGAESATGKSSFSDLREGKRTVLVSYVADKPEWAELSGLIGNPDLTVRDAARARELLVSSGARDHARELMQEYADRARQHLDCPAVTPGLRAALSAVVDDAVNRGR; this comes from the coding sequence ATGCAGACGCACCCCCCGCTCGAGCTGAACACCGGCCAGGAGCAGGTAGAGGCAGTCCTGAACCGGTTCTTCGAACAGGCCAAGGAACGGGCAGTCAAGCTCGGCTCCAGCTACCTGTCCCTGTGGCAGGCCTTGGAGGATTCCACGGCCGGGGGGAAGCGGGTGCGTCCGCGCAGCCTGCTGACCGCCTATCTGCACCTTGGCGGGACGGACATCCGCGCCGCTGCGCACGTAGGTGCCGCTTTCGAGCTGCTGCATACGGCGTTGATTGTGCACGATGACGTCATTGACCTGGATTTCTCCCGCCGGGGCCACTCCAATGTTTCCGGTGTGTACCGGGACCTGGCTGCATCAGCGGGCGCGGGGGAGGGCGCTGCACGGCACCGCGGCCTGTCCGCCGGGGTTATTGCCGGAGACCTGGCCCTGACCGGTGCGTTCCGGCTGCTGGACAGTGCCGGAGTGGACACGGACCTGCGGCTCCGATTGGCGGAAATCCTCGATGACGCCGTCTTTGCCTCCGCCGGAGGCGAGCTGATCGACGTCGACTTTTCCTTCCACCCCGGTGCCCCGCCCATTTCCGAAATCCTGCACATGGAACGCCTGAAGACCGCCGTGTACTCCTTCGAGGCGCCGCTGCAGGCCGGCGCCGTGCTTGCCGGGGCGTCCGACGACGTTGTGTCCACTCTGGGCCTGTACGGACAGGACATCGGTATCGCCTACCAAGTCGTGGATGACCTGCTGGGCGTGTTCGGCGCCGAAAGCGCCACCGGCAAATCCAGTTTCTCCGACCTGCGCGAGGGTAAGCGCACCGTGCTGGTCTCCTATGTGGCGGATAAGCCGGAATGGGCCGAACTGTCCGGGCTGATCGGCAACCCCGACCTCACCGTCCGCGATGCCGCCCGTGCCCGCGAACTGCTCGTATCCTCCGGCGCCCGGGACCACGCCCGCGAGTTGATGCAGGAATACGCAGACCGGGCACGGCAGCACCTGGACTGCCCGGCCGTGACGCCTGGACTGCGCGCCGCGTTGTCCGCCGTCGTTGACGACGCCGTGAACCGGGGACGCTAG
- a CDS encoding lycopene cyclase domain-containing protein: MGVLYLLFLLLSLGCMALLDHRFRLFFFADARRAGIVLVLGVLFFTAWDLAGIGADIFYRGETPFMLGLALAPHLPVEEIFFLAFLCYLTMVVFGLVRLAAGLAAERGANRAAVRMQGRAPGQPGHPGQPGQPGRKPVRKPTERPQP, encoded by the coding sequence ATGGGAGTGCTGTACCTGCTTTTCCTGCTGCTGTCCCTGGGGTGCATGGCCCTGCTGGACCACCGGTTCCGGCTGTTCTTTTTCGCCGATGCCCGCCGCGCCGGGATTGTTCTGGTCCTCGGGGTCTTGTTCTTTACCGCTTGGGACCTGGCCGGCATCGGCGCGGATATCTTCTACCGCGGAGAGACCCCGTTTATGCTCGGCCTCGCCCTGGCCCCGCACCTTCCCGTGGAGGAGATCTTCTTCCTGGCCTTCCTCTGCTATCTGACCATGGTGGTTTTCGGCCTGGTCCGGCTGGCCGCCGGACTCGCTGCGGAACGGGGCGCGAACCGGGCGGCCGTACGGATGCAGGGCCGCGCGCCCGGGCAACCGGGGCACCCCGGGCAACCAGGGCAACCAGGGCGCAAGCCGGTGCGTAAACCGACGGAGCGGCCGCAGCCATGA
- the crtI gene encoding phytoene desaturase family protein, whose translation MSTSPRTAVVIGGGITGLATAALLAREGLSVTVLEKQPETGGRAGSWETGGFRFDTGPSWYLMPEVFDHFFRMLGTSAAAQLDLVRLDPGYRVLFEDEPEPVDIAATREANIALFESLEPGAGPRLAEYLESAEEVYAMAKKRFLYSTFASFAPLLRADVLRRGPRLARLLLEPLSTFVAKRFTDPRIRQILGYPAVFLGSSPFTTPSMYHLMSRLDLADGVLYPMGGFARMVSVIGDLARAEGVRILTGAEVTGIRTTAAGRRKPRVAGVRYRDAGGAEASLDADLVVSAADLHHTETALLPAELQTYPERYWQRRVPGPGGLLLHLGVQGKLPQLEHHTLLFTKDWEANFGKIFGKETSVPDPASLYVCRPSATDPDAAPDGHENLFVLVPVPSDPSLGAGGIDGAGDPRIEKMADAVIAQLSAWAGIPDLAERIIIRRTVGPQDFVTDLNSWRGTMLGPAHILKQSAFFRGTNASRKVDGLLYAGGSTLPGIGLPMCLISAELVLKRLRGETGTEALPEPAPWSAAAAPAAGPGHASPGLETSGLDLSGAEDA comes from the coding sequence ATGAGCACGAGTCCGCGCACCGCCGTCGTAATAGGCGGCGGCATCACGGGTCTGGCCACAGCCGCGCTGCTGGCACGCGAAGGCCTCTCGGTGACCGTGCTGGAAAAGCAGCCCGAAACCGGCGGCCGTGCCGGCAGCTGGGAAACCGGCGGCTTCCGCTTCGACACCGGTCCGTCCTGGTACCTGATGCCGGAAGTCTTTGACCACTTCTTCCGGATGCTCGGGACCTCCGCCGCAGCGCAGCTGGACCTGGTCCGGCTGGATCCCGGCTACCGGGTGCTGTTCGAGGATGAGCCCGAACCGGTGGATATTGCTGCCACCCGCGAGGCCAACATTGCGCTCTTTGAATCCCTTGAACCCGGCGCCGGACCGCGCCTGGCGGAGTACCTCGAGTCCGCCGAAGAGGTCTACGCGATGGCGAAAAAGCGGTTCCTCTACTCCACGTTCGCCTCGTTCGCCCCGCTGCTGCGCGCCGACGTGCTGCGCCGGGGACCCCGGCTGGCCCGGCTGCTGCTCGAACCGCTGAGCACCTTCGTGGCCAAACGCTTCACCGATCCGCGGATCCGGCAGATCCTGGGCTACCCGGCTGTGTTCCTGGGTTCCTCGCCGTTCACCACGCCCAGCATGTACCACCTGATGAGCCGGCTGGACCTTGCTGACGGGGTGCTGTACCCCATGGGCGGCTTCGCCCGGATGGTATCCGTGATCGGCGACCTGGCCCGCGCCGAGGGCGTTCGGATCCTCACCGGAGCAGAGGTCACCGGTATCCGCACCACCGCCGCCGGCCGGCGCAAACCACGCGTTGCCGGTGTCCGCTACCGGGACGCCGGGGGAGCCGAAGCGTCCCTGGACGCGGACCTGGTGGTCTCGGCCGCGGATCTGCACCACACCGAAACCGCCCTGCTGCCGGCCGAACTACAGACCTACCCGGAGAGGTACTGGCAGCGCCGCGTTCCCGGTCCCGGCGGGCTGCTGCTGCACCTGGGCGTGCAGGGCAAGCTCCCGCAGCTGGAACACCACACCCTGCTGTTCACCAAGGACTGGGAAGCGAACTTCGGGAAGATCTTCGGCAAGGAAACGTCCGTGCCGGATCCGGCCTCCCTGTATGTATGCCGGCCCAGCGCCACGGACCCGGATGCGGCCCCTGACGGCCACGAGAACCTGTTCGTCCTGGTACCCGTACCGTCCGACCCGTCACTTGGCGCCGGCGGCATTGACGGCGCGGGGGACCCCCGGATCGAAAAAATGGCCGACGCCGTAATTGCCCAGCTTTCGGCCTGGGCCGGCATTCCCGACCTGGCCGAGCGGATCATCATCCGCCGCACGGTGGGGCCGCAGGATTTCGTGACGGATCTAAACTCGTGGCGCGGCACGATGCTGGGTCCGGCGCACATCCTTAAGCAAAGTGCCTTTTTCCGCGGCACCAACGCCAGCCGGAAGGTGGACGGGCTGCTGTACGCCGGCGGGTCCACGCTGCCCGGCATCGGCCTGCCGATGTGCCTGATCAGCGCCGAACTGGTGCTCAAGCGGCTGCGCGGGGAGACGGGCACCGAGGCGCTGCCCGAGCCGGCACCGTGGTCTGCTGCTGCTGCGCCGGCTGCGGGCCCCGGACATGCTTCCCCCGGACTGGAAACATCAGGACTGGATCTATCTGGGGCGGAGGACGCCTGA
- a CDS encoding lycopene cyclase domain-containing protein, translating into MTYWTLNAFFLLPAAGVCAAALLARRRRPRFYAAAAAVTAAVLLALTAVFDNMMIRVGLFWYNNDRISGAFAGAAPLEDFAYPLAAVLLLPALWILLPGRAPEPGAPRPGTASTPDTASTPGTVSTPDTAHPAPKENP; encoded by the coding sequence ATGACGTACTGGACCCTTAACGCGTTTTTCCTGCTGCCGGCCGCCGGAGTATGCGCCGCAGCACTGCTGGCCAGGCGCCGCCGGCCGCGCTTCTACGCCGCGGCAGCGGCCGTTACGGCCGCCGTCCTGCTGGCCCTGACGGCGGTCTTCGACAACATGATGATCCGCGTGGGCCTGTTTTGGTACAACAATGACCGCATTTCCGGCGCGTTCGCGGGTGCCGCTCCGCTCGAGGACTTCGCCTACCCGCTGGCGGCCGTCCTATTGCTGCCCGCCCTGTGGATCCTTTTGCCGGGCCGGGCCCCCGAACCGGGCGCACCAAGGCCGGGCACTGCATCAACGCCGGACACTGCATCAACGCCGGGCACTGTATCAACGCCGGACACCGCACATCCTGCCCCTAAGGAGAATCCGTGA
- a CDS encoding glycosyltransferase family A protein yields the protein MSTVLPPVTVVIPCRNDAALLEACLQSLAGQSLAPREIVVVDNNSTDASAETARRFGARVVFEPVPGIPAAASAGYDAASGPLGADTVAAGAAAGPATVPEPDLIIARCDADCVLPRDWVQRIAESFAADPDLEVLSGPGVFYGMSPRAGRLVSRLYLGSYYLAMGSALAHWPFFGSNLALRARTWQDVSGQVHREDAQMHDDVCLSFHLGQGRRCRRDRSLVVGMAPRAVQTRANLALRFRRAFHTLVSHWPQEYPWVRWGRRFARG from the coding sequence ATGTCCACTGTGCTTCCGCCCGTTACCGTGGTGATCCCATGCCGCAATGATGCCGCGCTGCTGGAAGCCTGCCTGCAGTCACTGGCCGGACAGAGCCTCGCGCCGCGGGAAATCGTGGTGGTGGATAACAACAGCACCGATGCCAGCGCTGAAACGGCGCGCCGTTTCGGCGCCCGGGTGGTCTTTGAGCCGGTGCCCGGTATTCCGGCCGCGGCAAGCGCCGGGTACGACGCCGCGTCCGGCCCGCTCGGCGCGGACACAGTTGCGGCAGGTGCCGCAGCCGGCCCGGCGACGGTCCCGGAACCGGACCTGATTATTGCCCGATGTGACGCCGATTGCGTGCTTCCCCGGGATTGGGTTCAGCGAATAGCTGAATCGTTCGCCGCGGACCCGGATTTGGAAGTGCTCAGCGGGCCCGGGGTGTTCTACGGAATGTCCCCGCGCGCCGGACGGCTGGTTTCCCGCCTGTATCTGGGCTCCTACTACCTGGCCATGGGATCGGCCCTGGCGCACTGGCCGTTTTTCGGGTCCAACCTGGCTCTGCGGGCACGTACCTGGCAGGACGTCAGCGGGCAGGTGCACCGTGAGGATGCGCAGATGCACGACGACGTGTGCCTCAGCTTCCATTTGGGTCAGGGCCGCCGCTGCAGGCGGGACCGGAGCCTGGTTGTCGGGATGGCACCGCGGGCCGTGCAGACCAGGGCCAACCTGGCCCTGCGGTTCCGCCGGGCCTTCCACACTCTCGTCTCCCACTGGCCACAGGAATATCCGTGGGTGCGCTGGGGCAGGCGCTTTGCCCGGGGCTGA
- a CDS encoding prenyltransferase, translating to MLLVSSRPLSWVNTAYPFAAAYLLTTGRIDAAWVIGTLYFLVPYNLAMYGINDVFDYESDLHNPRKGGVEGAVLDRSFHRVTLWAALATNVPFLAALVLLGSPLSWLVLAISVFAVIAYSAPGLRFKERPFLDSMTSSTHFVSPALYGLVLAGAVFTPGLCAVLGAFFLWGMASQAFGAVQDVVPDREGGIGSIATVLGARPVVRLAAAAYLAAGLLMLMTPWPALLGGLLAVPYILNLLPFMGITDSGSAAANAGWKRFLKLNFLTGFLVTLLIIWYWPSR from the coding sequence ATGCTGCTGGTGTCCTCCCGGCCGCTGTCCTGGGTCAACACCGCCTACCCGTTTGCTGCCGCGTACCTGTTGACCACGGGACGCATTGACGCTGCATGGGTGATTGGAACCCTGTATTTCCTGGTGCCCTACAACCTGGCGATGTACGGCATTAACGACGTTTTCGACTATGAGTCGGACCTGCACAATCCACGCAAGGGCGGTGTGGAGGGCGCGGTCCTGGACCGCAGTTTCCACCGCGTCACCCTCTGGGCGGCACTGGCCACCAACGTGCCCTTCCTCGCCGCCCTGGTGCTGCTGGGCAGCCCGCTGTCCTGGCTGGTGCTGGCCATCAGCGTGTTCGCCGTCATTGCCTACAGCGCTCCCGGCCTCCGGTTCAAGGAGCGCCCGTTCCTGGACTCCATGACCTCCAGCACCCACTTCGTCAGCCCGGCCCTGTACGGACTGGTGCTTGCCGGGGCTGTGTTCACCCCCGGCCTGTGCGCTGTGCTGGGCGCCTTCTTCCTCTGGGGAATGGCCAGCCAGGCCTTCGGAGCCGTGCAGGACGTGGTGCCGGACCGGGAGGGCGGCATCGGGTCCATCGCCACCGTGCTCGGCGCCCGGCCCGTGGTGCGGCTTGCCGCAGCCGCGTATTTGGCTGCGGGCCTGCTGATGCTGATGACCCCATGGCCGGCCCTGCTGGGCGGGCTCCTGGCCGTGCCCTACATCCTCAACCTGCTGCCGTTCATGGGGATTACCGATTCCGGCTCCGCCGCCGCCAACGCCGGGTGGAAGCGGTTCCTGAAACTGAACTTCCTCACCGGTTTCCTGGTGACGCTGCTGATCATCTGGTACTGGCCCAGCCGGTAA
- the idi gene encoding isopentenyl-diphosphate Delta-isomerase translates to MTGRAELVVLVDNDGHALGTRDKAGVHTTDTPLHLAFSTHVFNTRGQLLVTRRALSKLTWPGVWTNSFCGHPGPGEPNEDAVRRRAERELGLQVRDLTLRLPDFRYRAVDASGIVEHEICPVYTAVADADPVPAEDEVMDWQWVDPVPLVDAVRLTPWAFSPWLVLQLPLLYP, encoded by the coding sequence ATGACAGGCCGCGCAGAACTGGTGGTTCTGGTTGACAATGACGGCCATGCCTTGGGCACCCGGGACAAGGCCGGGGTGCACACCACCGACACTCCACTGCATCTGGCGTTCTCCACGCATGTGTTCAACACCCGCGGCCAGCTGCTGGTGACCCGGCGCGCTCTGTCCAAGCTGACCTGGCCGGGAGTGTGGACCAATTCGTTCTGCGGCCACCCCGGCCCCGGCGAACCAAACGAGGACGCGGTCCGCCGGCGGGCGGAGCGCGAACTGGGCCTTCAGGTCCGCGATCTGACCCTGCGCCTGCCCGATTTCCGCTACCGCGCCGTGGACGCCTCCGGGATTGTGGAGCATGAAATCTGCCCGGTCTACACCGCGGTTGCCGACGCGGATCCGGTGCCGGCGGAGGACGAGGTCATGGACTGGCAGTGGGTTGACCCCGTGCCGCTGGTTGATGCGGTGCGGCTGACCCCCTGGGCGTTCAGCCCGTGGCTCGTGCTGCAGCTGCCCCTGCTCTACCCCTAG